The Candidatus Neomarinimicrobiota bacterium nucleotide sequence TCTCCTTTAACTCTATAAATCTACTTTTGACCACTTCATTCGTTCGTCATTATTGATTACCATATCATAAACAGTTTGAATGCCTTCTTTCTGGCCATTCCACACCAACATATTTAATGCATGGGAAATATCCACCCATTTGAAATCAATATGTTCTTCAGACAGGATAACCTTATCAGAATCTACCTCAATACCAAAAACGGGCACAAGGTTGATCCTGTCCCCATGCACTTCATAAAAACGGCTTACATGATCGGCCACAAACATATTCTTTGGTGATAACCCCGTCTCTTCTTTGAGTTCACGGATGGCGGTTTCGGTTGCCGTTTCGCCATCTTCAATTTTCCCTGCTACGCCCTGCCAAAGATGTTCATATATCTTATTCAAATTTCTTTTCATCAATAAAAATTTCATTCCATCATCTGTTTGGCGATACACATAACAATCCACCACTCTGACTTTTATGTTCGACATTTTATTTCAACAAAATCATCTTTTGAGTGAGAACTGTTGAACCCGATTCCAGCCGTGCAAAATAAACACCTGCCGGCATGGATTGACCCTTGTCATTTTTACCATGCCATACCACTTTGTTTGAATTGGGAATACCGTTTATCAAATTCACCACAATACGGCCATTGATATCAAATATTTGTAATGACACATTGCTATGGGCCACACCATTATTTGTAACAATAAATTCAATTGTTGTTGACGGATTAAATGGGTTGGGGTAATTGGTGAGCAACTCAAAACGCTCGGGCAATTCGTCTCCTGTGGCGGTAACAGGATCATTAAAATCTTTACTATTTCGCGGCATCAATTTGTATTGGCCATAAGAATAATGGAGCACGCCAGTAATGCTCACAAAATGGATGCCATATTCTGGCCGGGACCAGTCTCCGTCAAACATATAGCCATCAATCATGGCTGATCCAGTCCAATCTGAAACAATCCACTGGCCATCTTCATTGGCACTTTGAGTCACTTCCACATTGACCAGCCGCACCAGCATACCTTCATATTTTTCCACCCAAACTCGGCATTCCCCCGATAGAGAACTGGCCGTCACCAAGGTCGGCTCCACATTGTTATTACTGGACAAGATATCGGTGGAAACCAAATTCTTCATTTCGGTCATACCGAAATATTCCGAAATATCGCCCTTTAGCTTTACTTCATCTCCAACTTTCGGCGGGACGTATCCTTTATTTATATAAATAAACATTCCCGCCCAATCATCTTTTTGGGGATCCTGGAAAAAGAAATTGGGATACTCATTATCAGGGCGAACTGCCGTCACAACACCAGTTACTTCCACATTTTGTCCCTCAAATTCAGACGGAAAGCAATCTTCACCTATCCCTTGATTCTCAGTATATTGAATATCATAAGGAGTATATCCACCCACAACAGGAATGACGACATTCACAAAATCTACGCCACTTTCGCCATCATTATCCGTCACTGTTAGTTTAAATGTGAATGTCGTTGTACGGTTCACTTCAGGAAGTACGGCTATGGGTTTAACCCTTTGGTCATTTATCAATGTTGCCGTCGGTCCCGAAGTTTGGGCCCATGAATAGGCAACTATAGTTCCGTTGGGATCATAACTCTGGGATCCATCCAACGCGACGGAATCTCCATTCGCCGCCACCACATCACCGCCGGCGTGGGCTATTGGACTGGTAGAAGCCTTGGTGGTATATGCAATTTTGGCAATAACAGGATAATGATCGGAAGCACGATAAATGGCATCGGCAATACTATCGGGGACGGCGCTATTGCTCCCATCCATAATGAATGTATTGAAATGATTGCCGTCATTACCAATTACTTTGTAAGACTCCTCTACATATTTCAAGTCTGGATCTTTGGCAGTAAAATGATCTGAAAATAGAATGAAATCAAAACGGTCATCTAACCCGCCTGTAGCTCCCCCATCACCCAAATGGTCGCTTCGGGTGGATTGGGTATATTTTTCTACATGAGATCCTTCATTTCGCACCCATGATCCTACGGGGTCTTCCAAATCCACTGTCATACTATCGGTCAGAAGTAAGTAGGCCGGTTCATCGGTGCCATAGAGGTTGAAATCGCCCGACATGATATAGTGATAATTGCTATCTTTTTGGGCCACGTATTTATACAATTCTTTCGCTTCTTCCCAGCGTTGATTCGCTTCACTATTGCCATCACTGGCCTTGAGGTGCGCCCCAAATACTGTAAAAGGCGCCACGTTGGAATGGGCATTTTTCAGAGATATTGTATAGCCGGATATATCCCGCAAAACTGTTGAAATAAATACATCTTCCGATATATCAATTTTAGATTTCCGGTAAATGATACCACTTTTCATCCAGGATGAACTGGGCAATTTCCCCGCGGCAAAAACAGTACTATCCACATTAAAAGCTGTATTCAAGAGCATATCCAATCCATCTTGATGCTCAATTTCCTGAAGTATAACTAAGTCGGGCTGAACGTAATCAACCACTTTTTTGATATAATTTGCTCGAGTAGAAGTACTGCCCGTCATTCGAAGCACATTATAGTTCATCACTGTTAGTGTATCCTGAGTTTGGACACTTGATAAAAGCATTATTAATAAAAAAATGCGTTTCATTTAAAAGTCAATACTCGTTGATATTTTCCCCACCTCCAATTTGCGGTGATTTTTGAGAACCGGTTCGCGATAATGTTTTAACGATTCATTTTCATCATCGGTAAGCAATTCCATTTGATTGAGAAACGCCATTACAGCAGATCCAAGTGCACGAAGATTTCCATCCAAAACTTTTACCACAATTCCCAAAACGCTCCCATCCTCTTTTCGAATACCAAATCCACGAATCGCTTCACCGCCCACTTTACATACTGCTCTCCCTTTCATGGCGGTGATAAAGTCAGTATCAAAGGTTTCGCGCCCACCAATCAAATAGGGATGTTTGGACATAGCATTATATAATCGATCCAATTCAGGGTAATTCCCCGATGCCAATTTTTGAAACATTCCCGCAATGATAGATAAAGTCAAAAATGGTGTTGGTGCGCTACAGCCATCAATAGCAGTGGAAAGTTTTTCCAAATTCGCATACCCCATAATTTGATCCAAAATCGCCTTTTGAACCGGATGGTTTTTATTGATATAATCTGTAGGGTCCACCCCCAAATGCTTGGATAAAGCAAGCATGCCGGCGTGTTTCCCGCTACAATTATTATGAAGTGGAATAGGTTTTTCACCAGAACGAATAACATTATGATTTGACTCAATATCATAAGGCAAATGACTTCCGCAGCAATAGTCATCTGTTGTAAATCCCAACTTATTCAGCATAGATTGAGCCGTTTTCACATGGATATCTTCACCATTATGAGAGGCGCACATGAGGGCAATTTCATCTTCCGAAAAACCTGCTGCATCCACAGCGCCTGATTTTACTGCTGCAGACGCTTGGAACGGTTTACAGGTTGATCGAATGCATGTTAAATAATGGGGATCCCCCGAGGCATAAACCACCACACCTTTTTCATCCACTGCAACCCCATAGGCCACATGAATACTTTCAATAAATTCCCCTCGTATAACTTTTGATAAAATTGGCATATTCTCTCTAATTTACGATTTGTGATGCAAATTCAAACTGAAATCCCGCTTCTATTAATACAGGGATTTCTCTTTTCAAAACTTCTAATGTATTTGGCTTAGCATGGCCGATGCCTAAAGCAGTTCCTTGTTTTTTGGCTAACTTTACCAACTTATCTAACTGTGCTGATATTTGTTTCACATCCGAATCATTATCCAAGAAAATATGGCGACGCGCTGTAGGAACACCTAATGATTGCATAGTTTTTTCGCCCACTGTTGTTGAGGATGTACGGCTATCTACAAAATATTTTCCATGTCTTTTTAGAACGGACCCAACCACACTCATTACCTTACCGTCTGTGGTTGCCTTTGAACCCTGGTGATTGTTCATTCCCACAGCTTCAGGGATATCTTTCAGCACCTCTCCCATACGCCACTCAATCTCTTCGGCTGTCATACCCGTTTTAATTTTGTATTCCTCTTCGCCTCGATTCTTTACATTTGATTCCATAGGCATATGGATAATGACTTCCT carries:
- a CDS encoding NUDIX domain-containing protein, whose amino-acid sequence is MSNIKVRVVDCYVYRQTDDGMKFLLMKRNLNKIYEHLWQGVAGKIEDGETATETAIRELKEETGLSPKNMFVADHVSRFYEVHGDRINLVPVFGIEVDSDKVILSEEHIDFKWVDISHALNMLVWNGQKEGIQTVYDMVINNDERMKWSKVDL
- a CDS encoding T9SS type A sorting domain-containing protein — its product is MKRIFLLIMLLSSVQTQDTLTVMNYNVLRMTGSTSTRANYIKKVVDYVQPDLVILQEIEHQDGLDMLLNTAFNVDSTVFAAGKLPSSSWMKSGIIYRKSKIDISEDVFISTVLRDISGYTISLKNAHSNVAPFTVFGAHLKASDGNSEANQRWEEAKELYKYVAQKDSNYHYIMSGDFNLYGTDEPAYLLLTDSMTVDLEDPVGSWVRNEGSHVEKYTQSTRSDHLGDGGATGGLDDRFDFILFSDHFTAKDPDLKYVEESYKVIGNDGNHFNTFIMDGSNSAVPDSIADAIYRASDHYPVIAKIAYTTKASTSPIAHAGGDVVAANGDSVALDGSQSYDPNGTIVAYSWAQTSGPTATLINDQRVKPIAVLPEVNRTTTFTFKLTVTDNDGESGVDFVNVVIPVVGGYTPYDIQYTENQGIGEDCFPSEFEGQNVEVTGVVTAVRPDNEYPNFFFQDPQKDDWAGMFIYINKGYVPPKVGDEVKLKGDISEYFGMTEMKNLVSTDILSSNNNVEPTLVTASSLSGECRVWVEKYEGMLVRLVNVEVTQSANEDGQWIVSDWTGSAMIDGYMFDGDWSRPEYGIHFVSITGVLHYSYGQYKLMPRNSKDFNDPVTATGDELPERFELLTNYPNPFNPSTTIEFIVTNNGVAHSNVSLQIFDINGRIVVNLINGIPNSNKVVWHGKNDKGQSMPAGVYFARLESGSTVLTQKMILLK
- a CDS encoding asparaginase is translated as MPILSKVIRGEFIESIHVAYGVAVDEKGVVVYASGDPHYLTCIRSTCKPFQASAAVKSGAVDAAGFSEDEIALMCASHNGEDIHVKTAQSMLNKLGFTTDDYCCGSHLPYDIESNHNVIRSGEKPIPLHNNCSGKHAGMLALSKHLGVDPTDYINKNHPVQKAILDQIMGYANLEKLSTAIDGCSAPTPFLTLSIIAGMFQKLASGNYPELDRLYNAMSKHPYLIGGRETFDTDFITAMKGRAVCKVGGEAIRGFGIRKEDGSVLGIVVKVLDGNLRALGSAVMAFLNQMELLTDDENESLKHYREPVLKNHRKLEVGKISTSIDF
- a CDS encoding divergent polysaccharide deacetylase family protein, with product MSMNPDLYKKIIGFLSLAVLFLLLTNYLALRKLDLVTRGPKQIEEITEVQILESENKTEPKKLAGVIVLVIDDFGYRNDTVSDGFLELGVAITCAIIPGHEQSRKFAQKAIVAGQEVIIHMPMESNVKNRGEEEYKIKTGMTAEEIEWRMGEVLKDIPEAVGMNNHQGSKATTDGKVMSVVGSVLKRHGKYFVDSRTSSTTVGEKTMQSLGVPTARRHIFLDNDSDVKQISAQLDKLVKLAKKQGTALGIGHAKPNTLEVLKREIPVLIEAGFQFEFASQIVN